A stretch of the Aminipila terrae genome encodes the following:
- a CDS encoding regulatory protein RecX has product MRADKNKEDLTVVKKNPVDSALKYLASRDRTCMEIQKYLTEKEFSSEEIQQAISYLLNLNYLNDEVYAEKYIEYAISKGKGIMKIKNDLRQKGIEQEIIDDKVSSSEDLAAKEERKRALNQALKIIENTKIEYLTDWDCDFQEKEQKYKEIQRIKGKIARRLQGLGYSPDVIFNIINDIFKNE; this is encoded by the coding sequence ATGAGAGCTGATAAAAATAAAGAAGATTTAACAGTGGTAAAAAAGAATCCTGTAGACTCTGCTCTTAAATATCTGGCCAGCAGAGACAGAACCTGTATGGAAATACAGAAATATTTAACTGAAAAAGAGTTTTCTTCAGAAGAAATTCAACAAGCCATCAGCTATTTACTTAATTTGAATTATTTAAATGATGAAGTATATGCAGAAAAATATATTGAATATGCCATATCAAAGGGAAAAGGTATTATGAAAATAAAAAATGACCTCAGGCAGAAAGGCATTGAACAGGAAATAATTGATGACAAAGTATCTTCTTCTGAAGATTTGGCAGCAAAAGAAGAAAGAAAGAGAGCACTGAATCAGGCCCTTAAAATTATAGAAAATACTAAAATTGAGTACTTAACAGACTGGGACTGTGATTTTCAGGAGAAAGAACAAAAGTATAAAGAAATCCAAAGGATTAAAGGAAAAATTGCCAGAAGACTTCAGGGGCTCGGCTATTCACCAGATGTGATATTTAATATCATTAATGATATATTTAAAAATGAATAA